From the genome of Longimicrobiaceae bacterium:
GCGAGATCGCTTCGTCGTCGGTGAAGTCGCCCCACCAGCCCGCCGCCAGCGTCCACACCCCGAAGCCGAGCTCCGAAACCTTCAGATCCGTTCCCGGATAGGTCCTGTATCTCATCTGTCCCCCAGTAGTTGCCTTGCTTCGGAAGGCGGTCGGGCCGCCCGGCCGTCGTCCATCGCCGCCGCGGATCGACCGCGTCTCCTTCGATCCGCCGGAGCGGATTCGCTCAAGATATCGTCCTCGCGCCGCTCGCTCCAGTCGGCGAGCCGCGCATCCGCCGTGGGAGCTTGCCCCACGCGCGGGTTTTTCGCCGTGATCGACAGACCCGCGCATCCGCCGAGTCGCCGTTGGCCGCGCATCATCTACCGACCTCTGCTCGGCCCAGCGCTCGACCAGCATCTCCCGTCTCCAGGCTGCCGAACGAGCGTCCGCCGATCCGCATCTCCCGGGCGACGTTTGCCCGCTGTGCATCTCCCGACGCGGTTCGATGTCGACGGGAGGCGTCTCGGGAGATGGTCAGCAGTGGGTGGTCACCGCGAAGCCGGCTTCGGCGTCGACGAGGCGGGCGGGGTAGGGGCCGTCGAAGCAGGCGGTGCAGAAAGGCGCGGCGTCGGCCACGCAGGCCAGCATCCCCTCGCGCGACAGGTAGCCGAGCGATTCGACGCCCAGGTACTCGGCGATCTCGTTGGGCGTCTTCTGGCTGGCGATCAGCTCCTCGCGCGTGGGCATGTCGATGCCGTAGAAGCACGGGTTCTTGACCGGCGGCGAGGCCAGGCGAAAGTGCACCTCGCGCGCGCCCGCCTCGCGCAGCATGCGCACCAGCCCGCGCGACGTGGTGCCGCGCACGAGCGAGTCGTCCACCACCACCACGCGCTGCCCGCTCAGCACCTCACGGACGGCGTTGTACTTCATGCGCACCTTGAAGTCGCGTCCCACCTGCGTGGGCTCGATGAAGGTGCGGCCCACGTAGTGGTTGCGGATGAGCCCCAGCTCGAACGGGATGCCGCTCCGCTCGGCGTACCCCAGCGCGGCGGAGTTGGCGCTGTCGGGCACGGAGATGACGATGTCGGCATCCGCCGGCTGCTCCACCGCGAGCTGCCGGCCGAACAGGCGGCGCGAGCGGTCCACGGTGTAGCCCCACAGGTGCGAGTCCGGCCGGGCGAAGTACACCAGCTCGAACACGCACGGCGCGGGTGGCCCGTCCGACGGCAGCGGCCGCAGAGGGGTGATGTCGCTGCCCCTGATCCGCAGCACCTCGCCGGGCAGCACGTCGCGCAGGAAGGTGGCGCCCATGATGTCGAGCGCGCACGTCTCCGAGGCGGCGACGGTCGTCCCGTCGTCCATCTTCCCCAGCACCAGCGGGCGGAAGCCGTGCGGGTCGCGGGCCGCGTACAGCGTGTCGTTGACGGTGACGAGCACGGAGAAGGCGCCCACGAGCTGCGAGAGGGCGTCGTCGATCTGCGCGTCCACGTCGCGCCGCGTGGAGCGGGCGATGAGGTGGACGATGACCTCGGAGTCGATGCTGCTCTGGAAGAGCGCGCCTTCCTGCACCAGCGCGTTACGCAGGACGTGCGCGTTGGTGAGGTTGCCGTTGTGCACCAGCGCCAGGTCGCCGTCGCGGTAGTTCACGCGGATGGGCTGCGCGTTCTTGAGCCCCGCGCCGCCGGCGGTGGAGTAGCGGATGTGCCCCAGCGCGGTGGTGCCGGGCAGCTCGTCGAAGACCTTGGCCTTGAACACGTCAGAGACGAGGCCGGCCTCGCGCACGCGGCTGCTGCTGCGCGTGAGCGTGTCGTACGCGACGATGCCGGCCGCCTCCTGCCCGCGGTGCTGGAGGGAGTAGAGGCCCAGATAAGCCAGACGGGCGGCCTCGGGAGACCCGGAGACCGCGACGATTCCACACATTCTGAAGCTGTCTTCCTGCTGGGGGAAGGGAAGCCCGCCGCGCTACCCGCGGTGGACTTCCGATTCGAGCGCCGTCTCCACGTCTGCCGGCGTGCCGTCCATCCGGCGCGGGATGGCGCTCTCGTACACGAGGGAAAGCTCGCCCACGTCCGCGTCCACCGTGCCCGCCCGCGTGGCGATGCGCACGCGCCCGTCCGCCGCGCCCACCCGGCCGATGCGCGCCGCGGGGACGCCGCGCTCGCCCATCATCCGCAGCAGCTCGTCCGTCCGCCCCGGCGCGCAGGACACGACGACGCGGGTCTGCGCCTCGCCGAAGAGCAGCGCGGCGGTCGGCACGTCGTCCGAAAGCTCCACGTCGATACCGAACGGGCGCGGCGAGCCGGCGAAGGCGGATTCCACCAGCGCGACGGCCAGGCCGCCCTCCGCCGTGTCGTGGGCAGAGCGGACGAGGCCGGCGCGGATGGCATCCAGCAGCGCGGACTGGAGCGCGGCTTCGGCTTCCAGGTCCAGCGCCGGCGCATCTCCCGCAACCAGGCCGTGCACGACCTTCAGGTACTCGCTGCCGCCCAGTTCGTCCGTGTTGCGGCCCAGGAGGACGATGTCGTCGCCCGCGGCCTTGAAGGCGGCGGTGGTGACGTGGTCGATGTCCTCCACCAGGCCGACCATGCCGATCGTGGGCGTGGGGTAGATGGCGCCGCGGGGGTTCTCGTTGTACAGCGAGACGTTGCCGCCGGTGATGGGCGTCTCCAGCCGCCGGCACGCGTCGCCGATGCCGCGCAGCGACTCGGAGAGCTGGTGGTACACCTCGGGCTTGAGCGGGTTGCCGAAGTTGAGGTTGTCGGTGACGGCGCGGGGGAGCGCGCCCGAGCACACCAGGTTGCGCGCCGCCTCGGCCACCGCGATCTGGCCACCCCGGTAGGGGTTGAGGTGCACGTAGCGGCCGTTGCAATCCACCGTCAT
Proteins encoded in this window:
- a CDS encoding AIR synthase related protein; its protein translation is EEADPAWTLRALLDSPTIASKRWIYQQYDSTVRTNTVVGPGSDAAVLRLRGTNRALAMTVDCNGRYVHLNPYRGGQIAVAEAARNLVCSGALPRAVTDNLNFGNPLKPEVYHQLSESLRGIGDACRRLETPITGGNVSLYNENPRGAIYPTPTIGMVGLVEDIDHVTTAAFKAAGDDIVLLGRNTDELGGSEYLKVVHGLVAGDAPALDLEAEAALQSALLDAIRAGLVRSAHDTAEGGLAVALVESAFAGSPRPFGIDVELSDDVPTAALLFGEAQTRVVVSCAPGRTDELLRMMGERGVPAARIGRVGAADGRVRIATRAGTVDADVGELSLVYESAIPRRMDGTPADVETALESEVHRG
- the purF gene encoding amidophosphoribosyltransferase, whose product is MCGIVAVSGSPEAARLAYLGLYSLQHRGQEAAGIVAYDTLTRSSSRVREAGLVSDVFKAKVFDELPGTTALGHIRYSTAGGAGLKNAQPIRVNYRDGDLALVHNGNLTNAHVLRNALVQEGALFQSSIDSEVIVHLIARSTRRDVDAQIDDALSQLVGAFSVLVTVNDTLYAARDPHGFRPLVLGKMDDGTTVAASETCALDIMGATFLRDVLPGEVLRIRGSDITPLRPLPSDGPPAPCVFELVYFARPDSHLWGYTVDRSRRLFGRQLAVEQPADADIVISVPDSANSAALGYAERSGIPFELGLIRNHYVGRTFIEPTQVGRDFKVRMKYNAVREVLSGQRVVVVDDSLVRGTTSRGLVRMLREAGAREVHFRLASPPVKNPCFYGIDMPTREELIASQKTPNEIAEYLGVESLGYLSREGMLACVADAAPFCTACFDGPYPARLVDAEAGFAVTTHC